In Rothia mucilaginosa, one genomic interval encodes:
- the tpiA gene encoding triose-phosphate isomerase: MSRKPLIAGNWKMNLNHAEAVTLVQKLAWTLDDANFNFSATEVAVFPPFTDIRSVQTLVEGDKLDILYGGQDLSVHDSGAYTGEISGAFLSKLGATFVLVGHSERRTYHHESDELCAAKVQAAYKHGLTPVLCVGEPLEIREAGTHVEYTLEQLRGSIAGLTAEQAETLVIAYEPVWAIGTGKVATADDAQEMSAAIRAEIAKLYSADVAEKVRVLYGGSVKSSSAPSIMGKEDVDGVLVGGASLQADEFAAIARFDA; encoded by the coding sequence ATGTCGCGTAAGCCCCTCATCGCAGGCAACTGGAAGATGAACCTCAACCACGCAGAGGCAGTCACCCTCGTCCAGAAGCTCGCATGGACCCTCGACGACGCAAACTTCAACTTCTCCGCAACCGAAGTAGCCGTCTTCCCGCCCTTCACCGACATCCGCTCCGTGCAGACCCTCGTCGAAGGCGACAAGCTGGACATCCTCTACGGCGGCCAGGACCTCTCCGTCCACGACTCCGGCGCATACACCGGCGAAATCTCCGGCGCATTCCTCTCCAAGCTCGGCGCAACCTTCGTGCTCGTCGGCCACTCCGAGCGCCGCACCTACCACCACGAAAGCGACGAGCTGTGCGCAGCAAAGGTCCAGGCAGCATACAAGCACGGCCTGACCCCCGTCCTCTGCGTCGGTGAGCCCCTCGAAATTCGCGAAGCAGGCACCCACGTCGAGTACACCCTCGAGCAGCTGCGCGGCTCCATCGCAGGTCTGACCGCAGAGCAGGCAGAAACCCTCGTCATCGCATACGAGCCCGTCTGGGCAATCGGCACCGGCAAGGTCGCAACCGCAGACGACGCACAGGAAATGTCCGCAGCAATCCGCGCAGAAATCGCTAAGCTCTACTCCGCAGACGTTGCAGAGAAGGTCCGCGTTCTCTACGGTGGCTCTGTCAAGTCCTCCTCCGCACCCTCCATCATGGGCAAGGAAGACGTGGACGGCGTGCTTGTCGGCGGCGCATCCCTGCAGGCTGACGAATTCGCAGCAATCGCGCGCTTCGACGCATAA
- the secG gene encoding preprotein translocase subunit SecG, protein MDVIMNVLMVIIAITSVIAVMLVLLNRGQGGGLSDMFGGGMTNSLNSSGMASKNLIRLTVTVIVIWVIAVVLYGLAMRFNGQIVV, encoded by the coding sequence ATGGACGTCATCATGAACGTACTCATGGTCATCATCGCCATCACCAGCGTGATCGCAGTGATGCTTGTGCTGCTCAACCGCGGTCAGGGCGGCGGCCTCTCCGACATGTTCGGCGGCGGTATGACCAACTCCCTGAACTCCTCCGGTATGGCGTCCAAGAACCTGATCCGCCTGACCGTCACCGTGATCGTCATCTGGGTTATCGCAGTGGTCCTGTACGGCCTGGCAATGCGCTTCAACGGCCAGATCGTCGTCTAG
- a CDS encoding DUF6318 family protein: MRSVITRAKFIRAGVFAGAALVAVAFGWGTKLLNGTGSESQADKKRDQEFVRLEPTEKYDELRTLGTSSGPLVYTAFERKGRFIPATEAQAAQNVPYPIQQPGMDNYDRAGLYAFLAYYFASMNYFYHTGDTEPLSKVTDPEKVLHPEILRLYREKRGWVISADKNVLSANVADDLIAGEKAKNTSRKILVSTLYTTKAKDLAFYVKETGEKQDIRKYLKYLGRFSLAVEHLRGQWVIVVDRDGYSNRNTYEPIYPQGFGQL, from the coding sequence ATGAGGTCTGTGATTACTCGCGCCAAGTTTATACGAGCTGGCGTGTTCGCTGGTGCCGCCCTCGTTGCGGTGGCTTTTGGTTGGGGTACTAAACTGCTCAACGGGACGGGTTCGGAGTCTCAAGCCGATAAGAAGCGTGACCAGGAATTTGTGCGCCTGGAACCCACGGAAAAGTACGATGAGCTCCGTACCTTGGGGACCTCTTCCGGGCCGTTGGTTTACACGGCGTTTGAGCGTAAGGGTCGCTTCATTCCTGCCACCGAGGCGCAGGCGGCGCAGAACGTGCCGTACCCTATTCAACAGCCCGGAATGGATAACTACGACCGCGCTGGCCTGTACGCGTTCTTGGCGTACTACTTCGCGTCGATGAATTACTTCTACCACACGGGCGACACGGAGCCTCTTTCTAAGGTCACGGACCCCGAAAAGGTGCTGCACCCCGAAATTCTTCGCCTGTACAGGGAGAAGCGCGGGTGGGTTATTTCGGCTGATAAGAATGTGCTGAGCGCCAATGTCGCTGATGATCTTATCGCCGGTGAAAAGGCTAAAAATACGAGCCGAAAAATCCTGGTGAGCACCCTGTACACGACTAAGGCTAAGGACCTTGCATTTTATGTTAAGGAGACGGGGGAGAAGCAGGATATCCGCAAATATTTGAAGTATCTGGGGCGTTTCTCGCTGGCTGTGGAGCATCTGCGTGGGCAGTGGGTGATTGTGGTTGACCGCGACGGCTACAGCAACCGCAACACCTACGAGCCGATCTACCCGCAAGGATTCGGGCAGCTGTAG
- a CDS encoding phosphoglycerate kinase, whose product MAKALSELLEEGVAGRHVLVRSDLNVPLKDGVVTDDGRVRASLPVIEKLAKAGARVIVTAHLGRPKGKVDPQYSIAPAAARLAELASVPVKVATDLVGEDAKAKAAALADGEVLVVENVRYDARETSKDDAERGEFADELVALTGENGAYVNDAFGAVHRKHASVYDVAKRLPAYLGDLVKKEVDVLAKTLNDPERPFVVVMGGAKVSDKLAVIDNLIGKADTILIGGGMGYTFAYAQGYEVGQSLLEKDQVENVLRYLKEAPEKGTEIITAVDVVWSDAFSADANTEIRPIEDLTGGKLGAEAEGLDIGPKTREIFAEKIKGAKTIFWNGPVGVFEIAPFAEGTRAVAQAIVDSDAFSIIGGGDSASAVRNLGFKDEQFGHISTGGGASLEYIEGKTLPGLEALGA is encoded by the coding sequence ATGGCTAAGGCACTGTCCGAACTGCTCGAAGAAGGCGTCGCAGGCCGCCACGTTCTCGTCCGTTCCGACCTGAACGTACCCCTGAAGGACGGCGTTGTCACCGATGATGGCCGCGTCCGCGCATCCCTGCCCGTCATTGAGAAGCTTGCCAAGGCTGGCGCACGCGTTATCGTGACTGCACACCTGGGCCGCCCCAAGGGCAAGGTCGACCCCCAGTACTCCATCGCACCGGCAGCTGCACGCCTGGCTGAGCTGGCATCCGTGCCCGTGAAGGTTGCAACCGACCTGGTAGGCGAGGACGCAAAGGCTAAGGCAGCAGCCCTGGCTGACGGCGAAGTTCTGGTCGTTGAGAACGTCCGCTACGACGCACGCGAGACCTCCAAGGACGACGCAGAGCGCGGCGAATTCGCTGACGAGCTGGTCGCACTGACCGGCGAGAACGGCGCATACGTGAACGACGCATTCGGTGCAGTTCACCGCAAGCACGCTTCTGTCTACGACGTTGCTAAGCGTCTGCCCGCATACCTGGGTGACCTGGTGAAGAAGGAAGTTGACGTTCTGGCTAAGACCCTGAACGACCCCGAGCGTCCCTTCGTCGTGGTCATGGGTGGCGCTAAGGTTTCCGATAAGCTCGCCGTGATTGACAACCTGATCGGTAAGGCTGACACCATCCTCATTGGTGGCGGCATGGGCTACACCTTCGCATACGCACAGGGCTACGAGGTTGGCCAGTCGCTGCTGGAGAAGGACCAGGTCGAGAACGTTCTGCGTTACCTGAAGGAAGCTCCCGAGAAGGGCACCGAGATCATCACCGCAGTGGACGTTGTCTGGTCTGACGCATTCTCCGCTGATGCTAACACCGAGATCCGCCCCATTGAGGACCTGACCGGCGGCAAGCTGGGTGCAGAGGCTGAGGGTCTGGACATTGGCCCCAAGACTCGTGAGATCTTCGCTGAGAAGATCAAGGGCGCAAAGACCATCTTCTGGAACGGCCCCGTTGGCGTGTTCGAGATTGCTCCCTTCGCTGAGGGTACCCGCGCGGTTGCACAGGCGATCGTCGACTCTGACGCATTCTCCATCATTGGTGGTGGCGACTCTGCTTCTGCAGTCCGTAACCTGGGCTTCAAGGATGAGCAGTTCGGCCACATCTCCACCGGCGGTGGCGCTTCCCTCGAGTACATTGAGGGTAAGACCCTGCCCGGCCTGGAGGCACTGGGCGCCTAA
- a CDS encoding alpha/beta fold hydrolase, whose protein sequence is MTSTVTPDSPNTSVLEGVPGPLIPGTRHDALIGEGAQAVMTRYWQYGKGMNGGTFPEGSYPVLLVHGFRGDHHGLEIIANYLLKLIPNVSIISPDLPGFGRSADLPENAQGGDNINAYVAWLNDFVKHTNPAREDAQPLPLHLVGHSFGSIVTSAFAAAHPNSLALLSLINPISEPALEGSQRVASRLASLYYRAGAVLPEKIGYPLLRSQLITRASSEVMMRTKDKAMRRFINGQHAAYFGSFGSRRGVLSAYEASITHTAAEYAAAIRVPVQMLVAEDDDLGTPETARAMYATLTSRDLPASSSGARERLDMIPEVGHLIHYETPRRAAELIADFAADHSGNEK, encoded by the coding sequence ATGACCTCCACCGTTACCCCGGACTCCCCCAACACCTCAGTTCTTGAGGGTGTGCCCGGCCCGCTCATTCCCGGCACCCGCCACGACGCCCTCATCGGTGAGGGCGCGCAGGCGGTCATGACCCGCTACTGGCAGTACGGCAAAGGCATGAACGGCGGCACCTTCCCCGAAGGCTCCTACCCTGTGCTGCTCGTGCACGGCTTCCGCGGCGACCACCACGGCCTGGAAATCATCGCGAACTACCTGCTGAAGCTCATCCCGAACGTCAGCATCATCAGCCCCGACCTGCCCGGCTTTGGCCGCTCCGCAGACCTGCCCGAAAATGCTCAGGGCGGAGACAACATCAACGCGTACGTGGCGTGGCTGAACGACTTTGTGAAGCACACCAACCCCGCCCGCGAGGATGCACAGCCCCTACCGCTGCACCTGGTCGGCCACTCCTTCGGCTCCATCGTCACCAGCGCCTTCGCCGCCGCACACCCCAACTCGCTCGCGCTCCTCTCGCTCATCAACCCGATTAGCGAACCCGCCCTCGAAGGCAGCCAGCGCGTCGCCTCCCGCCTCGCATCCCTCTACTACCGTGCCGGCGCGGTACTACCCGAAAAAATCGGCTACCCGCTGCTGCGTTCGCAGCTGATTACCCGCGCCTCCAGCGAAGTCATGATGCGCACCAAAGACAAGGCAATGCGCCGCTTCATCAACGGCCAGCACGCCGCATACTTCGGCTCCTTCGGTTCCCGCCGCGGAGTGCTCAGCGCCTACGAAGCGTCCATTACGCACACCGCCGCCGAATACGCCGCCGCAATCCGGGTGCCGGTGCAGATGCTCGTCGCCGAAGACGACGACCTGGGCACCCCCGAAACAGCGCGCGCCATGTACGCGACGCTGACCTCCCGCGACCTGCCCGCTTCTTCGTCCGGCGCCCGCGAGCGCCTGGACATGATCCCCGAAGTCGGGCACCTCATCCACTACGAAACCCCTCGCCGCGCCGCGGAACTCATCGCCGATTTCGCCGCCGACCACTCAGGGAACGAGAAGTAA
- a CDS encoding DegV family protein: MERENKAENRIAVVTDSAAALDPELVQRLSARGNFVLVPMPVTIRTPGEPDRQLQDLTTAEVDEAIMLAHVMGQTVSTSGPAPGVFADVYDELASRGFTHVVSVHLSGELSGTVEAARTGARLSRLGSKGVSVVDSRTVAGAYGHAVVRALEMLNSASSDFVPSPDHPSSDYPTVAQLVDYIQSVCEQSTLYFYIPTLDALRRGGRVSPALAMVGQMFQIKPIGTITEGKLAYVERPRTAARALERLVEVTVQTCREHQHAAALTSASAGSATADPASSSLAASPRGEVVAVHHVGNAAQAVQLYEQVQQMLGESSLVHDAAASSAPEFLVSALPPVLSAHSGLGAVALVVY; this comes from the coding sequence ATGGAGCGAGAGAACAAAGCAGAGAACCGCATTGCCGTGGTGACCGATAGCGCCGCCGCCCTCGACCCGGAGCTCGTGCAGCGCCTGAGCGCTCGCGGTAATTTTGTACTGGTTCCGATGCCGGTGACTATTCGCACGCCCGGTGAGCCGGATCGTCAGCTGCAGGATTTGACCACCGCCGAGGTGGATGAGGCGATTATGCTCGCGCACGTGATGGGTCAGACGGTGAGCACTTCCGGGCCCGCGCCGGGCGTGTTTGCTGATGTGTATGACGAGTTGGCGTCGCGAGGTTTTACGCATGTGGTATCGGTGCATCTGTCCGGTGAGCTCTCGGGCACGGTGGAGGCGGCACGCACCGGTGCCCGCCTGAGCCGCCTGGGTTCTAAGGGTGTGAGCGTGGTGGATAGCCGCACGGTCGCCGGTGCCTACGGTCATGCGGTGGTGCGCGCCCTGGAGATGCTGAACTCTGCTTCCTCTGATTTTGTTCCGAGCCCTGACCACCCAAGCTCTGACTATCCGACTGTGGCGCAGCTGGTGGACTACATTCAGTCCGTCTGCGAGCAGTCCACGCTCTACTTCTATATCCCGACCCTGGATGCGTTGCGCCGCGGTGGCCGTGTTTCCCCGGCGTTGGCGATGGTGGGGCAGATGTTCCAGATTAAGCCGATTGGCACGATTACCGAGGGCAAGCTGGCGTATGTGGAGCGCCCCCGCACTGCGGCGCGCGCCCTGGAGCGCCTGGTGGAGGTGACCGTGCAGACCTGCCGTGAGCATCAGCATGCGGCGGCGCTCACCTCGGCTTCAGCGGGCTCTGCTACCGCCGACCCCGCCAGTTCTTCGCTTGCCGCATCCCCGCGCGGTGAGGTGGTTGCGGTGCATCATGTGGGTAATGCGGCGCAGGCGGTGCAGCTGTACGAGCAGGTTCAGCAGATGCTGGGGGAGAGCTCCCTAGTTCATGATGCCGCCGCTTCTTCGGCGCCGGAGTTTTTGGTGAGCGCGCTACCGCCGGTGCTGTCGGCTCATTCGGGTTTGGGTGCTGTGGCGCTGGTTGTTTATTAG
- a CDS encoding DUF6318 family protein, whose amino-acid sequence MPIDTQALFDEKDYTGTYPYVADGVIGPYTPANRDHPAYSAPAPGVRYRPRHYAARNLRPYLGYYYACQNYMILASEPAVLRMDNISEEMFFPAIQDLYEEGKGWVITPNPQILTMNLLERQPRLIDETLKIVEWNVRFDILPEVQVYRKDTNQVYPITDFDTRGLIRDGAIHGTLRTQFTNEWRPVQFIPENSLS is encoded by the coding sequence ATGCCCATAGACACTCAAGCGCTCTTTGACGAAAAAGACTACACCGGAACATACCCGTACGTTGCCGATGGCGTGATTGGACCCTACACACCCGCAAACCGGGACCACCCCGCCTACTCGGCACCCGCCCCGGGCGTGAGGTACAGGCCGAGGCACTATGCGGCGAGGAACCTGCGCCCCTACCTGGGCTACTACTACGCCTGCCAAAACTACATGATTCTCGCCTCGGAACCGGCAGTTCTGAGGATGGACAATATCAGCGAAGAAATGTTTTTCCCCGCCATTCAGGACCTCTACGAAGAAGGTAAAGGCTGGGTCATTACCCCTAACCCCCAGATTCTGACCATGAACCTGCTGGAGAGGCAGCCGCGCCTCATCGACGAGACGCTAAAAATTGTGGAATGGAACGTGCGGTTCGATATCCTTCCCGAAGTTCAGGTGTACCGCAAAGACACGAACCAGGTGTACCCCATCACTGATTTTGATACGCGCGGCCTGATCCGTGACGGCGCAATCCACGGGACTCTACGCACACAATTCACGAATGAGTGGAGGCCCGTCCAATTCATTCCAGAAAATAGCCTGAGCTAG
- the leuS gene encoding leucine--tRNA ligase, with translation MSAQVETERNENAYDFRAMEAKWRPYWDETKVFQPTGDAPKGRKYVLDMFPYPSGDLHMGHAEAFAIGDMNARYFKQCGYDVLHPIGWDSFGLPAENAAIKNDTHPKEWTYKNIETQAESFKRYAIAADWSRRLHTSDPEYYKWTQWLFEQFYKKGLAYRKDSMVNWCPKDQTVLANEQVVNGACERCGTTVTKKSLNQWYFKITDYAQQLLDDMEQLEGKWPDRVLLMQRNWIGRSEGAEVRFEIEATEDQAAESFTVFTTRPDTLYGATFIVVAADAAFAEQIVAPEQKAALEQYREDIKALSDIDRQSSDREKTGVFTGRYAINPLTGAKLPVWASDYVLADYGTGAIMAVPAHDQRDLEFALKFDLPIVKVLDVEGAEDPATSGVAAAGDGVLINSGELTGLPKAEALAKAIELVEAAGTGEGKVIYRLRDWLLSRQRFWGTPIPVIHCEDCGEVLVPEDQLPVLLPDNLRGEQLAPKGQSPLAAADDWAIVPCPECGKQARRDSDTMDTFVDSSWYFLRYVSPNYDKAPFDPQAMSEWGAVDMYVGGVEHAILHLLYARFFTKVVRDLGLIKHDEPFKALMNQGQVLNGGKAMSKSLGNGVNLGEQLDKFGVDAIRTTMIFASPPEDDVDWADVSPSGSQKFLARAWRVAQDVTSEPGVDATTGDLELQKLIARTVHEVQGLLDNGKFNVVVAKTMELVNATRKAIDSGAGAADPAVRKAAETVAILLSLYAPYTAEDMWHALGHDTPVLTAGFPEADPALLVDDTVTAIVQIKGKVKARLEVAKDISEQELQELALADAAVQRSIGDAEIRKVIVRAPKLVNIVI, from the coding sequence GTGTCTGCTCAGGTAGAGACCGAACGCAACGAAAATGCGTACGACTTCCGCGCTATGGAAGCCAAGTGGCGCCCCTACTGGGACGAAACGAAGGTTTTCCAGCCCACCGGTGACGCCCCCAAGGGCCGCAAGTATGTGCTGGATATGTTCCCGTACCCCTCCGGTGACCTTCACATGGGTCACGCGGAGGCATTCGCTATTGGTGACATGAACGCCCGCTACTTCAAGCAGTGCGGCTACGATGTTCTGCACCCGATTGGCTGGGACTCCTTCGGTCTGCCCGCTGAGAACGCAGCCATTAAGAACGACACTCACCCCAAGGAGTGGACGTACAAGAACATTGAGACTCAGGCTGAGTCGTTCAAGCGTTACGCTATTGCCGCTGACTGGAGCCGCCGCCTGCACACCTCGGACCCCGAGTACTACAAGTGGACTCAGTGGCTGTTCGAGCAGTTCTACAAGAAGGGCCTGGCATACCGTAAGGACTCCATGGTCAACTGGTGCCCCAAGGACCAGACCGTGCTCGCGAACGAGCAGGTTGTGAACGGTGCGTGTGAGCGTTGCGGTACTACCGTGACTAAGAAGTCCCTGAACCAGTGGTACTTCAAGATCACCGACTACGCGCAGCAGCTGCTGGACGATATGGAGCAGCTGGAGGGCAAGTGGCCCGACCGCGTGCTGCTCATGCAGCGCAACTGGATTGGCCGCTCTGAGGGCGCTGAGGTGCGCTTCGAGATTGAGGCGACCGAGGACCAGGCTGCTGAGTCCTTCACCGTGTTCACCACCCGCCCGGACACCCTGTACGGTGCAACCTTCATCGTGGTTGCTGCGGATGCGGCGTTCGCCGAGCAGATTGTGGCGCCCGAGCAGAAGGCTGCCCTGGAGCAGTACCGCGAAGACATTAAGGCACTGAGCGACATTGACCGCCAGTCCTCCGACCGTGAGAAGACCGGCGTATTCACCGGCCGCTACGCAATTAACCCGCTGACCGGCGCGAAGCTGCCCGTGTGGGCTTCTGACTACGTGCTCGCCGACTACGGTACCGGCGCGATTATGGCTGTGCCCGCGCACGACCAGCGCGACCTTGAGTTCGCCCTGAAGTTCGACCTGCCCATCGTGAAGGTTCTGGACGTTGAGGGTGCTGAGGACCCGGCTACCAGCGGTGTTGCCGCAGCTGGTGACGGCGTGCTCATCAACTCCGGTGAGCTGACCGGCCTGCCGAAGGCTGAGGCGCTCGCTAAGGCTATTGAGCTGGTTGAGGCTGCCGGCACCGGTGAGGGTAAGGTCATTTACCGTCTGCGTGACTGGCTGCTGTCTCGCCAGCGTTTCTGGGGTACCCCCATCCCCGTGATTCACTGTGAGGATTGTGGCGAGGTTCTGGTGCCTGAGGATCAGCTGCCGGTGCTGCTGCCCGATAACCTGCGCGGTGAGCAGCTGGCTCCTAAGGGCCAGTCGCCTCTTGCCGCTGCCGATGACTGGGCGATTGTGCCTTGCCCTGAGTGTGGCAAGCAGGCTCGCCGTGACTCGGACACCATGGACACCTTCGTGGATTCCTCCTGGTACTTCCTGCGTTACGTTTCCCCGAACTACGACAAGGCTCCTTTCGACCCGCAGGCTATGAGCGAGTGGGGTGCCGTCGACATGTACGTTGGCGGTGTGGAGCACGCTATTCTGCACCTGCTGTACGCACGCTTCTTCACCAAGGTTGTTCGCGACCTGGGTCTGATCAAGCACGATGAGCCGTTCAAGGCTCTCATGAACCAGGGTCAGGTGCTCAACGGCGGTAAGGCGATGTCCAAGTCGCTGGGTAACGGCGTGAACCTGGGTGAGCAGCTCGACAAGTTCGGTGTGGACGCTATCCGCACCACCATGATTTTCGCGTCCCCGCCCGAGGATGACGTGGACTGGGCGGATGTTTCCCCGTCCGGTTCGCAGAAGTTCCTGGCTCGCGCATGGCGTGTGGCCCAGGACGTCACCAGCGAACCCGGCGTTGACGCAACCACCGGTGACCTGGAGCTGCAGAAGCTGATTGCTCGCACCGTGCACGAGGTTCAGGGCCTGCTGGATAACGGCAAGTTCAACGTGGTTGTTGCTAAGACCATGGAGCTTGTGAACGCTACCCGTAAGGCTATTGACTCCGGTGCTGGTGCGGCTGACCCGGCTGTCCGTAAGGCTGCTGAGACTGTCGCTATTCTGCTGTCTCTGTACGCACCGTACACCGCTGAGGACATGTGGCACGCTCTCGGCCACGACACCCCGGTTCTGACCGCGGGCTTCCCCGAGGCTGACCCGGCTCTGCTGGTGGATGACACCGTCACCGCTATCGTGCAGATTAAGGGCAAGGTCAAGGCTCGTCTGGAGGTTGCGAAGGATATTTCCGAGCAGGAGCTTCAGGAGCTGGCTCTGGCGGATGCCGCTGTTCAGCGTTCGATTGGTGACGCCGAGATCCGTAAGGTGATTGTGCGTGCGCCTAAGCTCGTGAACATCGTGATCTAA
- a CDS encoding SWIM zinc finger family protein, with amino-acid sequence MSAYTLDYTYTAPSALIDGADSRALSLATSGGSTPEGAISHPYFFSGFLERADVYATALLVVARVARTRFYVPPSSLAGALRAADPVVTSTAEGLRFESFSACCGVYARLDVDSSALDASHSAVGVTNVDVNPPLRAALASLRAGEPIHLNVGDDGLLTTTLDGSVMEEKVPLPIRWLKGFAETQMLSSRMSPVHSLDAAAARTFIHSLPRNSSTKAVLWATRAVRSLRLATRATAGSVCVAGPERLRVLEPLIRHIQRLDAYSEPVSAGNAPVPSVWVAHLPGARLSIGLSPEKSRGFSGEGSVLQALSNPNTAQNADMLSVLLSFEPRIDVPVMSARAGLDEAATRDALALLASSGQVGFDAHAGEYFHRPLPVHPEALTAMHPRLVGAKKLADSGAIERVGAGEHGTGEYSVRSGANMYTVVLPANPYAVEGYLCSCPWWLKYRGTRGPCKHALAVSILYREHAAG; translated from the coding sequence ATGAGCGCCTACACCCTCGACTATACGTACACCGCCCCGTCAGCCCTCATCGACGGCGCCGACTCCCGCGCGCTCAGCCTCGCCACCAGCGGCGGCAGCACCCCCGAAGGTGCCATCTCCCACCCGTACTTCTTCTCCGGGTTCCTCGAACGAGCAGACGTCTACGCCACCGCATTACTGGTCGTCGCCAGGGTCGCCCGCACCCGCTTCTACGTACCGCCCAGCTCCCTCGCCGGAGCCCTACGCGCCGCAGACCCAGTCGTCACCAGCACCGCCGAAGGCCTACGCTTCGAATCCTTCAGCGCCTGCTGCGGAGTGTACGCGCGCCTCGACGTTGACTCCAGCGCACTCGACGCCAGCCACAGCGCCGTAGGCGTCACCAACGTAGACGTCAACCCGCCCCTGCGCGCCGCGCTCGCCTCCCTCAGGGCAGGGGAGCCCATCCACCTGAACGTCGGCGACGACGGGCTGCTCACCACCACCCTTGACGGCTCCGTCATGGAAGAAAAAGTGCCGCTGCCCATCCGCTGGCTCAAAGGCTTTGCAGAAACGCAGATGCTCTCATCCCGCATGAGCCCGGTGCACAGCCTGGACGCTGCCGCCGCCCGAACCTTCATCCACTCCCTGCCGCGTAACTCCAGCACCAAGGCGGTCCTGTGGGCGACCCGCGCGGTGCGTTCCCTGCGGCTTGCCACCCGCGCCACCGCCGGATCCGTATGCGTGGCGGGCCCCGAGCGTCTGCGCGTGCTTGAGCCGCTCATCCGCCACATTCAGCGCCTGGACGCGTACAGTGAGCCCGTGAGCGCCGGTAACGCGCCCGTGCCCAGCGTGTGGGTGGCGCACCTGCCCGGTGCACGCCTGAGCATTGGTTTGAGCCCTGAAAAGTCACGTGGGTTCTCCGGTGAGGGATCCGTGCTGCAGGCGCTGTCTAATCCGAACACCGCCCAGAACGCTGACATGCTCAGTGTGCTGCTTTCCTTCGAGCCGCGCATTGACGTGCCCGTCATGTCTGCCCGCGCAGGCCTGGACGAGGCGGCAACCCGCGACGCCCTCGCCCTGCTGGCTTCCTCCGGTCAGGTTGGTTTTGACGCGCACGCTGGCGAGTATTTCCACCGCCCGCTGCCCGTGCATCCGGAGGCGCTGACCGCCATGCATCCGCGCCTGGTTGGCGCGAAAAAGCTTGCCGATTCCGGAGCCATTGAGCGAGTCGGGGCGGGGGAGCACGGCACCGGTGAGTACAGTGTGCGCAGCGGCGCGAACATGTACACCGTGGTGCTACCCGCCAACCCGTACGCCGTGGAGGGGTACCTCTGCTCCTGCCCCTGGTGGTTGAAGTACCGCGGTACGCGCGGCCCCTGCAAGCACGCCCTGGCGGTCAGTATTCTTTACCGCGAACACGCCGCCGGCTAG
- the gap gene encoding type I glyceraldehyde-3-phosphate dehydrogenase, whose translation MTVRVAINGFGRIGRTFFRAAQTEGVGFEIVAINDLTDVETLAHLLKYDSIMGRFNAEVEVKEGALVVDGKEIKILAERDPQNLPWKDLGVDVVLESTGFFTEGSKAKAHIEAGAKKVILSAPGKNIDGTFVMGVNDDQYDAANHHIVSNASCTTNCLAPMAKVLNDAFGIKQGLMTTIHAYTADQRLQDAPHRDLRRARAAAVNMVPTSTGAAAAVGLVLPELKGKLDGFAVRVPTITGSITDLTFTAEREVTVEEVNAAVKAAAEGPLKGIIKYNEDPIVSKDIEGEPISTVFDAPLTKVIGDQVKVIAWYDNEYGYVARLVKFTNKVVASL comes from the coding sequence GTGACTGTACGCGTAGCAATCAACGGCTTCGGCCGCATCGGCCGCACCTTCTTCCGCGCAGCTCAGACCGAGGGCGTCGGCTTCGAGATCGTCGCAATCAACGACCTCACCGATGTTGAGACCCTGGCACACCTGCTCAAGTACGACTCCATCATGGGTCGCTTCAACGCAGAGGTTGAGGTCAAGGAAGGCGCGCTGGTTGTTGACGGCAAGGAAATCAAGATCCTCGCTGAGCGTGACCCCCAGAACCTCCCCTGGAAGGACCTGGGCGTTGACGTAGTCCTCGAGTCCACCGGTTTCTTCACCGAAGGCAGCAAGGCAAAGGCACACATCGAGGCTGGCGCTAAGAAGGTTATCCTCTCCGCTCCCGGTAAGAACATCGACGGCACCTTCGTCATGGGCGTGAACGACGACCAGTACGATGCAGCTAACCACCACATCGTCTCCAACGCATCCTGCACCACCAACTGCCTCGCTCCGATGGCTAAGGTTCTGAACGATGCATTCGGCATCAAGCAGGGTCTGATGACCACCATCCACGCATACACCGCTGACCAGCGTCTGCAGGATGCTCCCCACCGCGACCTGCGCCGTGCACGCGCAGCAGCTGTGAACATGGTCCCCACCTCCACCGGTGCAGCAGCAGCTGTTGGTCTGGTTCTGCCCGAGCTGAAGGGTAAGCTGGATGGCTTCGCAGTGCGCGTTCCCACCATCACCGGCTCCATCACCGACCTGACCTTCACCGCTGAGCGCGAGGTCACCGTTGAGGAAGTCAACGCAGCAGTCAAGGCAGCAGCTGAGGGTCCCCTGAAGGGCATCATCAAGTACAACGAGGATCCCATCGTGTCCAAGGACATCGAGGGTGAGCCCATCTCCACCGTCTTCGACGCACCGCTGACCAAGGTCATCGGCGACCAGGTGAAGGTTATCGCTTGGTACGACAACGAGTACGGCTACGTTGCACGCCTCGTGAAGTTCACCAACAAGGTTGTGGCTTCCCTCTAA